A region from the Sulfurivermis fontis genome encodes:
- a CDS encoding PilZ domain-containing protein: MEHRFSYRWPLNLQVALYSRGALVARGVCRNVSRDGMFVQVAPGLLFRNALVEVEILAEERSGRLRLPAMVVHCGHDGVGLVFDEVAEPESLQRLHAYLHHLRMRDTV, from the coding sequence ATGGAACATCGTTTCTCATACCGCTGGCCCCTCAATCTGCAGGTGGCCCTGTATTCGCGTGGCGCCCTGGTGGCGCGCGGCGTGTGCCGTAATGTGAGCCGTGATGGCATGTTCGTGCAGGTCGCTCCCGGCCTGCTGTTCCGCAATGCCCTGGTGGAGGTCGAAATCCTGGCGGAGGAGCGCAGCGGCAGACTGCGCCTGCCGGCGATGGTGGTCCATTGCGGCCATGACGGGGTGGGGCTGGTGTTCGACGAGGTGGCTGAGCCGGAATCCCTGCAGAGGCTGCATGCCTATCTGCACCACCTGCGCATGCGCGACACCGTGTAG
- a CDS encoding sensor domain-containing diguanylate cyclase has translation MNNSAEELTDQEWITDEPRSGLREWLLRTTLQDMVASHNHSRDFNGSRAEYIYLRVRLLSFVFALLAPLWIPIDLVLLSGASFKQMLLLRLSFSGLFLALGLWTAQPHNLTLARLRVALFIAIPGLFYIGSRIVLGGDVPDAGILMGYSFLPYLVVSLLALFPFTLIEGLAYAITIGLVVLGTEIAFGTLFTVRAFGEIWLLGLLAGIAMWAELAQLHMLLQLYREATRDALTGLVNRAVLTKWLDLEVARARDRTRPLSVLLLDLDLFKRINDTYGHLAGDMVLQVFARLMIREMPGINLIGRYGGEEFLAILPGKSEQQALDLANRIRAACHKARVRGPDNQSIGFTVSIGVATLEEGEDADALLQRVDKGLYRAKEAGRDLAVLA, from the coding sequence GTGAACAATTCGGCAGAAGAACTCACCGATCAGGAATGGATTACCGACGAGCCGCGCTCCGGGCTGCGCGAGTGGCTGCTGCGCACCACCCTGCAGGACATGGTCGCGTCGCACAACCATTCACGCGACTTCAACGGCTCCCGCGCCGAATACATCTATCTGCGCGTGCGCCTGCTCAGCTTCGTCTTCGCCCTGCTGGCACCGCTGTGGATTCCTATCGACCTGGTGCTGCTCTCCGGCGCCAGCTTCAAGCAGATGCTGCTGCTGCGCCTGTCCTTCAGCGGCCTGTTCCTGGCCCTGGGACTATGGACCGCGCAGCCCCACAACCTGACCCTGGCACGGCTGCGCGTGGCGCTGTTCATCGCCATTCCGGGCCTGTTCTACATCGGCTCGCGCATCGTGCTCGGTGGCGACGTGCCCGACGCGGGCATCCTCATGGGCTACAGCTTCCTGCCCTATCTGGTGGTCTCGCTGCTGGCGCTGTTCCCCTTCACCCTGATCGAGGGACTGGCCTACGCCATCACCATCGGCCTGGTGGTGCTCGGCACTGAAATCGCCTTCGGCACCCTGTTCACCGTGCGCGCCTTCGGCGAGATCTGGCTGCTCGGCCTGCTCGCCGGCATCGCCATGTGGGCCGAACTGGCACAATTGCACATGCTGCTGCAACTCTACCGCGAGGCCACCCGCGACGCCCTCACCGGCCTGGTCAACCGCGCCGTGCTCACCAAATGGCTGGACCTGGAAGTGGCTCGCGCCCGCGACCGCACGCGCCCGCTGTCGGTGTTACTGCTGGACCTGGACCTGTTCAAGCGCATCAATGACACCTACGGCCACCTCGCCGGCGACATGGTGCTGCAGGTGTTCGCGCGCCTGATGATCCGCGAGATGCCCGGCATCAACCTCATCGGCCGCTACGGTGGTGAGGAATTCCTCGCCATCCTGCCCGGCAAGAGCGAGCAGCAGGCCCTGGACCTGGCCAACCGCATCCGTGCTGCCTGCCACAAGGCACGGGTACGCGGACCGGATAATCAGAGCATCGGCTTCACCGTCAGCATCGGTGTCGCCACGCTGGAGGAGGGCGAAGACGCCGACGCGCTGCTGCAGCGCGTCGACAAGGGCCTGTACCGCGCCAAGGAAGCCGGCCGCGATCTGGCCGTGCTGGCCTGA
- a CDS encoding DUF6901 family protein, with protein sequence MDLDIQYTFRFADGREASFAIRLDAATLEPTVPVTDDTATWTRLAFHRCNHCPLDETVQRYCPLARSLVGTVAVLGDVLSYDQVATEVITPERRILCDTSAQNAISAMMGLIIATSGCPHMAFFKPMARFHLPFASEEETMYRAASMYLLGQYFRQQQGLPTELGFEGLVHLYRNVEIVNRAMANRLRAAAREDGTVNALVLLDMYAKTLPAVVEETLQELRPLYTAYL encoded by the coding sequence ATGGACCTGGACATACAATACACCTTCCGTTTTGCCGACGGCCGCGAAGCCAGCTTCGCCATCCGCCTCGACGCGGCCACCCTGGAGCCCACCGTTCCCGTCACGGACGACACGGCGACATGGACCCGGCTCGCCTTTCACCGCTGCAATCATTGCCCCCTCGACGAAACGGTACAGCGGTACTGCCCGCTTGCGCGCTCCCTGGTCGGCACGGTGGCCGTACTGGGTGATGTGCTGTCCTACGATCAGGTGGCAACGGAGGTCATCACGCCGGAACGGCGCATTCTGTGCGACACCTCGGCGCAAAATGCCATCAGCGCCATGATGGGCCTGATCATCGCCACCAGCGGCTGCCCGCACATGGCCTTCTTCAAACCCATGGCGCGCTTTCACCTGCCCTTTGCCAGCGAAGAGGAAACCATGTATCGCGCCGCCAGCATGTACCTGCTGGGACAGTACTTCCGCCAGCAGCAGGGACTGCCGACGGAACTGGGCTTCGAGGGACTGGTCCATCTCTACCGCAACGTGGAAATCGTCAATCGCGCCATGGCCAACCGCCTGCGTGCCGCCGCGCGCGAGGACGGCACGGTGAACGCCCTGGTGCTGCTCGACATGTATGCGAAGACCCTGCCGGCGGTCGTGGAAGAAACCCTACAGGAACTGCGGCCGCTGTATACTGCCTATCTATAA
- the gorA gene encoding glutathione-disulfide reductase codes for MTKHYDLIAIGAGSGGLSAAERAALYGKKAAVIEVGRIGGTCVNVGCVPKKVMWNAAGIAGALRDATDYGFDVLVNDFDWEQLINSRERYIQNINDWYGGYLKDSGIDLIPGYGRFVDAHTLEVDGQRYSADHIVVSPGGAPLIPAIPGAEYGIDSNGFFALREQPKRVAVVGGGYIAVELAGLLNALGSEVDLLLRRQHFLGHFDAMLRETLMEEMVNHGVNILPNINVEKVVKGDDDRLTLHCSGGHTLAGFDTLIWAIGRAPQTANLNLGAAGVACDPHGYIPTDEYQNTNVPGIYAVGDVTGRVQLTPVAIAAARRLADRLFGGQPERKLDYENIPTVVFSHPPIGTVGLSEEEARAQYGAESVKVYQTRFTPMYHAFTRHGSKTAMKLVCVGVQEKVVGVHIIGNGADEMLQGFAVAVKMGATKRDFDNTVALHPTSAEELVTMR; via the coding sequence ATGACCAAACATTACGATCTGATCGCCATCGGTGCCGGCAGCGGCGGCCTTTCCGCCGCCGAGCGTGCCGCCCTGTACGGCAAAAAGGCTGCGGTGATCGAGGTTGGCCGCATCGGCGGCACCTGCGTCAATGTCGGTTGCGTGCCGAAGAAGGTGATGTGGAATGCCGCCGGCATCGCCGGTGCCCTGCGTGATGCCACCGACTACGGTTTCGATGTGCTGGTCAATGATTTCGACTGGGAACAGCTCATCAATTCCCGTGAGCGTTACATCCAGAACATCAACGACTGGTATGGCGGCTATCTCAAGGACTCGGGTATCGATCTGATCCCGGGTTATGGCCGCTTCGTCGATGCGCACACCCTGGAGGTGGACGGCCAGCGTTACAGCGCCGATCACATCGTGGTGTCGCCGGGTGGCGCGCCGTTGATTCCTGCCATCCCCGGCGCCGAGTATGGTATCGATTCCAACGGCTTCTTCGCCCTGCGCGAGCAGCCCAAGCGCGTGGCGGTGGTGGGGGGCGGTTACATCGCGGTGGAGCTGGCCGGCCTGCTCAATGCCCTGGGCAGCGAGGTGGACCTGCTGCTGCGCCGCCAGCACTTCCTCGGCCATTTCGACGCCATGCTGCGCGAGACTCTGATGGAAGAAATGGTCAACCACGGCGTCAACATCCTGCCCAACATCAATGTCGAGAAGGTGGTGAAGGGTGATGACGACCGTCTCACCCTGCACTGTTCCGGCGGCCATACCCTGGCCGGTTTCGACACGCTGATCTGGGCCATCGGCCGTGCGCCGCAGACCGCCAATCTCAATCTGGGCGCGGCCGGTGTCGCCTGCGATCCCCATGGCTACATCCCCACCGACGAATATCAGAACACCAACGTGCCCGGCATCTATGCCGTGGGTGACGTCACCGGCCGCGTCCAGCTCACGCCGGTGGCCATCGCCGCGGCACGTCGCCTGGCCGATCGCCTGTTCGGCGGCCAGCCGGAACGCAAGCTGGATTACGAAAACATCCCCACCGTGGTGTTCAGCCATCCGCCCATCGGCACCGTCGGCCTGTCCGAGGAAGAGGCGCGGGCGCAATACGGCGCGGAGTCGGTCAAGGTATACCAGACCCGCTTTACCCCCATGTACCACGCCTTCACCCGCCACGGCTCCAAGACGGCGATGAAGCTGGTGTGCGTCGGCGTGCAGGAAAAGGTGGTGGGGGTGCACATCATCGGCAACGGCGCCGACGAGATGCTGCAGGGCTTTGCCGTGGCGGTGAAGATGGGCGCCACCAAGCGCGACTTCGACAACACCGTGGCCCTGCATCCCACCAGCGCGGAAGAGCTGGTGACGATGCGCTGA
- a CDS encoding diguanylate cyclase domain-containing protein produces the protein MTNSSLADASRELNRHLVNLLDSLSALFILTELPAASLDENALLTRALDALRQNQDLERCSIFLLTRENELVNAAGFSWDDLWQNGAATERQQHRFRIGEGIMGRAAASGELQHCRSCADDPHFSAPMPNSPPHGSLISVPLRGDGKVIGVLNVFHPESGFFDFWHERLLLLFANTLGQLLANCRLLHQREQMVAQRTEELHRTNTALQHEIEERQAAEARLAEEHAFLQTVMDSVLEPIMVIGPDYRVQLMNRAAAALNGDDGSARFCYQLSHRRDSPCATPEHPCPIAEVAKNRAPVILMHQHYDAAGEPRIVELQASPLWNEDGTLRAIVESSRDVTERALAEAEMREKQQQLAHQAHHDPLTGLSNRMLFAAHLSHALARAHRYKKNLALLFLDLDGFKAVNDTLGHARGDLLLRIVAERLQRHVREVDMVARFGGDEFTILLEDVHTTDDAGLVARNLLDALSLPFPLEQHIASIGASIGISCYPHDAQDTETLLRHADAAMYQAKAQGKNRYCYYGREATDP, from the coding sequence ATGACCAACTCGTCACTCGCTGACGCCTCGCGGGAACTCAACCGCCATCTGGTCAACCTGCTGGATTCACTGTCGGCGCTGTTCATTCTCACCGAATTGCCGGCGGCATCGTTGGATGAAAACGCGCTGCTTACCCGCGCCCTTGATGCCCTGCGCCAGAACCAGGATCTGGAGCGCTGCTCCATCTTCCTGCTCACACGGGAAAATGAACTGGTGAATGCGGCAGGATTCAGCTGGGATGATCTCTGGCAGAACGGGGCCGCCACTGAGCGCCAGCAACACCGGTTCCGTATCGGCGAAGGCATCATGGGGCGTGCTGCCGCCAGTGGCGAACTGCAACATTGCCGCTCCTGCGCCGATGACCCGCATTTTTCCGCCCCCATGCCAAACTCGCCACCCCATGGCTCGCTGATCAGTGTGCCGCTGCGTGGGGACGGCAAGGTGATCGGTGTGCTGAATGTGTTTCACCCCGAAAGCGGTTTTTTTGATTTCTGGCACGAACGCCTGTTGCTGCTGTTCGCCAACACCCTGGGACAGCTACTGGCCAATTGCCGTCTGCTGCACCAGCGTGAGCAGATGGTGGCACAACGCACCGAGGAACTGCACCGGACCAATACGGCCCTGCAGCATGAAATCGAAGAGCGCCAGGCCGCCGAGGCACGCTTGGCGGAGGAGCACGCTTTTCTGCAAACCGTCATGGACAGTGTGTTGGAGCCGATCATGGTAATTGGCCCGGATTACCGCGTGCAATTGATGAATCGGGCCGCCGCCGCGCTGAATGGCGACGATGGCTCTGCCCGTTTCTGTTATCAGCTCAGCCACCGGCGCGACAGTCCTTGCGCCACCCCCGAGCATCCCTGCCCAATCGCTGAAGTGGCGAAGAACCGCGCGCCGGTCATTCTCATGCACCAACACTATGACGCGGCAGGCGAACCGCGCATCGTGGAGTTGCAAGCCTCCCCGCTGTGGAATGAAGACGGAACACTGCGAGCTATCGTCGAGAGTTCACGTGATGTGACCGAGCGGGCGCTGGCGGAGGCTGAAATGCGTGAAAAGCAGCAGCAGCTGGCCCACCAAGCGCACCACGACCCTCTCACCGGATTATCCAACCGTATGCTGTTTGCAGCCCATTTGAGCCATGCCCTTGCCCGGGCCCATCGCTACAAGAAAAATCTGGCGCTGCTATTTCTCGATTTGGATGGTTTCAAGGCCGTTAACGATACGTTGGGTCATGCCAGGGGCGATCTCCTGCTGCGGATCGTGGCCGAACGTCTGCAGCGTCATGTTCGCGAAGTCGACATGGTGGCCCGTTTCGGCGGTGATGAATTCACCATCCTGCTGGAGGATGTACACACTACTGACGATGCCGGGCTTGTGGCACGCAACCTGCTGGATGCGCTTTCCCTTCCGTTCCCCCTGGAACAGCACATCGCGTCTATCGGTGCCAGCATCGGTATCAGCTGCTATCCCCACGATGCGCAGGATACGGAAACCCTACTACGCCATGCCGATGCGGCCATGTACCAGGCCAAGGCACAGGGCAAGAACCGCTATTGCTATTACGGACGGGAGGCCACCGACCCGTAG
- a CDS encoding HDOD domain-containing protein, producing MTDKHIRQLVQRQKELPTLSNMAQRILTAFDTDDLDVERIVSVLEKCPTITARLLGLANSAFFGHSGRIHSLRDAVFVLGLVTVKSMAMGMAIAGSLDTSRCPAFDVERYWMTAMTTALLSQQLYTAMPAELRPAGDSVYLAGLLHSIGLLVLVHLYPEEMNQALDSYRAAPESRLADHIQAVLNTDHYQAGIWLGSRWHFPDNLLLVMQYHYDRSYRGEHWPLVLLSGACARCANQMVDGRPHTANEDATFTLFGITPARLEGVWQNTCQQLEAIREMCLILARA from the coding sequence ATGACAGACAAACACATCCGCCAGCTGGTACAGCGACAAAAAGAACTACCGACGCTGTCCAATATGGCACAACGCATCCTCACTGCCTTCGATACCGACGATCTGGATGTGGAGCGTATCGTCTCGGTGTTGGAGAAGTGCCCCACCATCACAGCCCGCTTGTTGGGCCTGGCAAACTCGGCGTTCTTCGGCCACAGCGGACGCATCCATTCATTACGCGATGCCGTATTCGTGCTGGGACTGGTCACCGTCAAAAGCATGGCTATGGGTATGGCCATCGCCGGCTCCCTCGATACCAGTCGCTGTCCTGCCTTTGACGTGGAGCGTTACTGGATGACGGCCATGACCACAGCCCTGCTCAGTCAGCAACTCTACACAGCCATGCCTGCCGAATTGCGCCCCGCCGGTGACAGCGTCTACCTGGCAGGTCTGCTGCACAGTATCGGCCTGCTTGTACTGGTTCACCTCTATCCTGAAGAGATGAACCAAGCGCTTGACAGCTACCGCGCCGCACCAGAGTCACGCCTGGCCGATCATATTCAGGCCGTGCTGAACACCGACCACTACCAAGCCGGCATCTGGCTGGGCAGCCGCTGGCACTTCCCCGATAATTTGCTGCTGGTCATGCAATATCATTACGACCGCAGTTATCGCGGCGAGCATTGGCCCCTGGTACTGCTTAGCGGAGCCTGCGCCCGCTGCGCCAACCAGATGGTTGATGGCCGGCCGCATACCGCCAACGAGGATGCCACGTTTACCCTCTTCGGTATCACTCCGGCTCGCTTGGAGGGTGTATGGCAAAACACCTGCCAACAACTGGAAGCCATTCGTGAGATGTGCCTGATTTTGGCGCGGGCATAA